From Cyclobacteriaceae bacterium, a single genomic window includes:
- the metH gene encoding methionine synthase, producing the protein MPDNFLKLSGLEAVTVTPASNFINIGERTNVTGSAKFLKLIKEDKYDEALSVALDQVRGGAQVIDVNMDEGMLDSEFAMVKFLNLMASEPEISRIPVMVDSSKWNVIEAGLKCLQGKSIVNSISLKGGEEEFIRQAKLVKRYGAASVVMAFDEQGQADTYQRRIEICKRAYDILTQKVNFPPQDIIFDPNIFPVATGIDEHRNYALDFFKATRWIRENLPHAHVSGGVSNVSFSFRGNQLVREAMHSVFLYYAIKDGMDMGIVNPSMLAVYDDIPKDLLERVEDVLLNRREDSTERLLEFAETVKGSAKKKEQDDEWRQGTVEERITHSLVRGIIEHIDTDIEEVRHKFEKPLHVIEGPLMVGMNVVGDLFGAGKMFLPQVVKSARVMKKAVAYLTPYLEEEKIRSGQVGKPAAKILMATVKGDVHDIGKNIVGVVLSCNNYDVVDLGVMVPTEKIIEAAKREKVDIVGLSGLITPSLDEMVHVAKEMQREGLTLPLLIGGATTSRIHTAVKIDPVYDGPVVYVLDASRSVPVASEFINPDTRKSFKTRMKAEYDQLRKDHASRQQDKNYISLIEARRNKVKIDWNAFQPTEPIFIGRKTFNNYPLEEIRKYIDWTPFFQTWMLFGRYPDIFKDDKVGVEARKLYDDAQIMLDKIVAGRKLQCNGVIAFYPAQATDTDDVTLYKDKEFKSELTTLHFLRQQNKKAANLPNFCLSDFVAPKASGKKDYIGMFAVTAGGTIEKLIAEYKAKQDDYNEILVKSLADRLAEAFAELMHEKVRKEFWGYAKHESLPMEDVIKEKYEGIRPAPGYPACPDHTEKRTIFDLLQAEKEAGITLTESFAMYPVSAVSGYYFSHPDSVYFGLGKIEKDQVKEYASRKKMDLEVVEKWLSPNLSYS; encoded by the coding sequence ATGCCTGATAATTTCTTAAAGCTTAGCGGACTTGAAGCAGTCACGGTTACGCCTGCGTCTAATTTTATCAATATTGGTGAAAGGACAAACGTAACAGGATCTGCAAAATTCCTGAAACTCATCAAAGAAGACAAGTATGATGAGGCATTGTCGGTCGCGCTGGATCAGGTGCGTGGTGGTGCTCAGGTCATTGATGTGAACATGGACGAGGGTATGCTCGACTCTGAGTTTGCCATGGTTAAGTTCCTGAATCTCATGGCATCAGAACCAGAGATATCAAGGATACCAGTAATGGTCGATTCATCCAAGTGGAATGTCATTGAAGCAGGACTTAAATGTCTGCAGGGAAAAAGTATTGTTAATTCCATCAGCTTAAAAGGAGGAGAGGAAGAGTTTATCCGTCAGGCGAAATTGGTGAAGCGCTACGGTGCTGCGTCTGTTGTCATGGCATTTGATGAACAAGGCCAGGCAGATACTTATCAAAGACGAATTGAAATCTGTAAAAGAGCCTATGATATCCTTACCCAAAAGGTAAATTTCCCCCCTCAGGATATAATCTTTGATCCCAATATCTTCCCCGTAGCAACCGGTATTGATGAACACCGTAACTACGCTCTTGATTTCTTCAAAGCAACCCGATGGATCAGGGAAAATCTCCCTCACGCACATGTAAGCGGTGGTGTAAGTAACGTCTCATTCAGCTTCCGCGGAAATCAGTTGGTTCGCGAGGCCATGCATTCCGTATTCCTTTATTATGCAATTAAGGATGGAATGGACATGGGAATTGTAAATCCATCCATGCTTGCGGTGTATGATGATATTCCAAAAGATCTTCTTGAACGTGTTGAAGACGTACTTTTAAATCGTCGTGAAGATTCAACAGAACGTTTGCTTGAATTTGCTGAGACAGTCAAAGGATCTGCCAAGAAGAAGGAGCAGGATGATGAGTGGAGGCAGGGAACCGTGGAAGAAAGAATAACACATTCCCTTGTAAGAGGAATCATTGAGCACATTGATACCGATATTGAAGAAGTGCGGCATAAGTTTGAAAAACCATTGCACGTGATCGAAGGTCCTTTAATGGTAGGAATGAATGTTGTCGGAGATTTGTTTGGCGCTGGAAAGATGTTCTTGCCACAGGTAGTAAAGAGTGCGCGTGTGATGAAAAAAGCCGTGGCTTACCTCACGCCTTATCTGGAAGAAGAAAAGATACGTAGCGGACAGGTTGGAAAACCTGCCGCCAAGATACTCATGGCCACTGTAAAGGGTGACGTTCATGATATTGGAAAGAACATTGTAGGGGTCGTGCTCTCCTGTAATAATTATGATGTAGTAGACCTGGGTGTTATGGTTCCTACAGAAAAGATCATTGAAGCAGCCAAGCGCGAGAAAGTAGATATCGTTGGGTTGAGCGGACTAATCACTCCGTCTTTGGATGAAATGGTGCATGTTGCCAAGGAAATGCAGCGTGAAGGATTAACACTTCCTTTATTGATTGGAGGAGCAACAACATCGAGAATACACACTGCGGTTAAGATTGATCCCGTGTACGATGGGCCTGTAGTCTATGTTCTGGATGCATCCCGTTCAGTACCGGTTGCCAGTGAATTTATCAATCCTGACACAAGAAAGAGCTTTAAGACCCGTATGAAAGCTGAGTATGATCAACTTCGCAAGGATCATGCAAGTCGCCAGCAGGACAAGAATTATATTTCATTGATTGAAGCACGCAGGAATAAAGTGAAGATTGATTGGAATGCCTTCCAGCCAACCGAACCTATTTTCATTGGTAGAAAGACATTCAATAATTATCCTTTGGAGGAAATCAGAAAGTATATTGACTGGACTCCGTTCTTTCAGACCTGGATGCTCTTTGGTCGCTATCCGGATATTTTTAAAGATGATAAGGTTGGGGTAGAAGCCAGGAAACTGTATGATGATGCGCAGATCATGCTTGACAAGATCGTTGCTGGCAGGAAATTACAATGCAATGGTGTGATTGCCTTTTATCCGGCGCAGGCAACAGATACGGACGATGTTACCCTCTATAAAGACAAGGAATTTAAATCAGAACTGACGACGTTACATTTCCTTCGCCAGCAAAATAAAAAGGCGGCAAATCTTCCGAATTTTTGCCTGTCGGATTTCGTCGCCCCTAAAGCATCAGGTAAGAAGGATTACATTGGGATGTTTGCTGTTACAGCGGGTGGTACCATTGAAAAATTGATTGCCGAGTACAAGGCAAAGCAGGATGACTACAATGAGATTCTTGTAAAGTCATTGGCAGATCGCCTGGCAGAAGCTTTCGCTGAACTAATGCATGAGAAAGTCCGCAAGGAATTCTGGGGATATGCCAAGCATGAGAGTCTGCCGATGGAAGATGTGATAAAAGAAAAATATGAGGGAATTCGTCCTGCGCCTGGTTATCCTGCATGTCCTGATCATACAGAGAAGCGCACGATATTCGATTTGCTCCAGGCAGAGAAGGAAGCAGGAATTACGTTAACAGAGTCTTTTGCCATGTATCCTGTTTCTGCCGTTAGCGGTTATTACTTTTCACATCCTGATTCGGTTTATTTTGGCTTGGGTAAGATCGAAAAAGATCAGGTGAAAGAATATGCAAGTCGCAAGAAAATGGACCTCGAAGTAGTGGAGAAATGGTTGTCGCCAAATCTTTCTTATAGTTAA
- a CDS encoding phosphatase codes for MKLAAIDIGSNAIRFQVSSVLEHDNKVMFKKLEYIRFPLRLGHDVFGTNRISNKSIEKFSKLMKTYKLMLELYEVDDFMFCATSAMRESENGSELVKQIKKDLGITINIIDGKVEADLINKAISSYLSDKTYLHIDVGGGSTELNLFAGGKKIKTKSFKIGSVRVLEHHDSPTMWVDMEKWIKEHSKKEYGAITAVGTGGNISKIFELARIKAGKTMTLKKVKEIKKMVERHSMDERIYKLQMNPDRADVIVPASDIYIKVMEWANSKNILVPEVGLKDGILLDLYEKNQKHRKVQFVNTEDQSKGNKTTRVN; via the coding sequence ATGAAACTAGCAGCGATTGATATAGGTTCCAATGCGATTCGTTTTCAGGTATCCAGCGTGCTTGAGCATGACAATAAAGTGATGTTCAAGAAACTGGAATACATTCGATTTCCACTTCGGTTAGGGCATGATGTATTTGGAACCAATCGCATCAGCAATAAGAGCATTGAGAAGTTCAGTAAGCTGATGAAGACTTACAAGCTTATGCTGGAACTTTACGAGGTTGACGATTTCATGTTCTGCGCTACGTCCGCGATGCGTGAATCTGAGAATGGTTCAGAGCTTGTTAAACAGATAAAGAAAGACCTTGGCATTACAATCAATATTATTGATGGCAAAGTGGAAGCCGATCTGATCAACAAAGCGATCTCATCTTACCTGTCCGACAAGACGTATCTGCACATTGATGTAGGGGGCGGAAGTACAGAGCTCAATCTTTTTGCGGGTGGCAAGAAAATCAAAACGAAATCATTCAAAATCGGCTCGGTACGTGTATTAGAACATCACGACTCTCCTACCATGTGGGTGGATATGGAAAAATGGATCAAAGAGCATTCAAAGAAAGAATATGGTGCCATTACAGCTGTTGGTACAGGAGGAAACATCAGTAAGATATTTGAACTGGCGCGAATCAAAGCCGGAAAGACCATGACTCTTAAGAAAGTAAAGGAGATCAAGAAGATGGTTGAGCGCCATTCCATGGACGAGCGCATTTACAAACTGCAGATGAACCCGGATCGTGCTGATGTCATTGTTCCAGCCAGCGACATTTATATCAAAGTGATGGAATGGGCCAATTCAAAAAATATACTCGTTCCGGAAGTAGGATTAAAAGATGGTATTCTCCTGGATCTCTATGAGAAGAATCAAAAGCACAGGAAAGTACAGTTCGTCAATACTGAAGATCAGTCGAAAGGCAACAAGACAACAAGAGTTAATTAG
- the gyrB gene encoding DNA topoisomerase (ATP-hydrolyzing) subunit B gives MSEQKAKKASDYSANNIQVLEGLEAVRKRPAMYIGDVSVKGLHHLVWEVVDNSIDEAMAGYCDEIKVTVNTDNSITVEDNGRGIPTDMMEKEKRSALEVVMTVLHAGGKFDKDTYKVSGGLHGVGVSCVNALSETLKATVYRDGKIAEQHFRRGIPQAPVKFIGESERRGTTIDFKPDFEIFPVLEYNYVTISTRLRELSFLNPGIKITLSDLRELDEKGAPRSDVFFSEGGLREMVLYMDSTREKLISEPIYVESSEGSIPVQVAMSYNTSFSENLMSYVNNINTHEGGTHVAGFRRALTRTLKAYADKSGLLEKAKIEIAGDDFREGLTAVVSVKVAEPQFEGQTKTKLGNSDVMGAVDQAVGEALQNFLEEHPKEARLIVNKVILAAQARHAARKAREMVQRKNVLSGTGLPGKLADCASADPAICELYLVEGDSAGGSAKQGRNRHFQAILPLRGKILNVEKAQEHRIYENEEIKNMITAMGVSFGTVDDAKALNLNKLRYHKIIIMTDADVDGSHIRTLILTFFFRYMKDLIEQGYVYIALPPLYLLKRGKEERYCWTEEERDAIIKDLARDGKEDAVNIQRYKGLGEMNPEQLWTTTMDPDKRTLKLVGIESAAEADHLFSMLMGDEVAPRREFIEKNAKYAKIDI, from the coding sequence ATGAGCGAACAAAAGGCAAAGAAGGCATCTGATTATTCAGCCAATAATATCCAGGTTTTAGAAGGTTTAGAAGCGGTTCGGAAAAGACCCGCTATGTACATCGGCGACGTGAGTGTAAAAGGCCTCCATCACCTTGTTTGGGAAGTCGTTGATAACTCCATTGATGAGGCCATGGCCGGGTATTGCGATGAGATCAAAGTCACAGTCAATACCGATAATTCCATTACAGTCGAGGATAACGGACGTGGAATTCCTACCGACATGATGGAAAAAGAGAAGCGCTCTGCTCTCGAAGTTGTAATGACTGTCCTTCACGCCGGCGGTAAATTTGATAAAGACACTTACAAAGTTTCAGGAGGATTGCATGGTGTTGGGGTTTCATGCGTGAATGCGCTATCTGAAACTCTGAAAGCCACGGTTTATCGCGATGGAAAAATTGCTGAACAGCATTTCAGAAGAGGAATCCCTCAAGCACCGGTTAAGTTTATCGGTGAATCCGAGAGAAGAGGAACAACCATTGATTTTAAGCCTGACTTCGAGATATTTCCTGTTCTTGAATACAACTACGTAACCATTTCCACTCGTCTCCGTGAGCTTTCCTTCCTTAATCCAGGGATCAAAATAACACTTTCTGATCTGCGTGAGTTAGACGAAAAGGGCGCTCCACGAAGTGATGTCTTCTTTTCAGAAGGCGGGCTGCGAGAAATGGTTCTCTACATGGATTCAACGCGTGAGAAACTTATTTCTGAACCAATCTATGTTGAAAGTAGCGAAGGATCGATTCCTGTTCAGGTAGCGATGAGCTATAATACTTCATTCAGCGAGAATCTGATGTCGTATGTTAACAATATCAATACACATGAAGGCGGAACACACGTTGCAGGTTTCAGAAGAGCTCTAACCAGAACGTTAAAAGCCTATGCCGACAAATCTGGATTGCTGGAGAAGGCAAAGATTGAAATTGCTGGTGATGACTTTCGTGAAGGCTTAACAGCAGTAGTATCTGTTAAAGTTGCGGAGCCTCAGTTTGAAGGACAAACCAAGACCAAGCTCGGTAACTCTGATGTAATGGGTGCAGTAGATCAGGCGGTGGGAGAGGCTTTGCAGAATTTTCTGGAAGAACATCCCAAGGAAGCCCGTCTGATTGTCAATAAGGTTATTCTGGCCGCTCAGGCTCGTCATGCTGCCCGTAAGGCGCGCGAAATGGTTCAGCGCAAGAACGTGCTCAGCGGAACCGGTTTGCCAGGTAAACTTGCAGATTGCGCCAGCGCTGATCCTGCGATTTGTGAATTGTATCTTGTTGAAGGTGATTCTGCCGGTGGTTCTGCCAAGCAGGGCAGGAACCGTCACTTCCAGGCCATTCTTCCTCTCCGTGGTAAGATTCTCAACGTAGAGAAAGCACAGGAGCACAGGATTTATGAGAATGAAGAAATCAAGAACATGATTACGGCAATGGGTGTCAGCTTTGGAACAGTTGACGATGCCAAGGCATTAAATCTGAACAAGCTACGTTATCATAAGATTATCATTATGACCGATGCGGATGTTGATGGAAGTCATATCCGTACCTTGATCCTCACATTCTTTTTCCGCTATATGAAGGATTTGATTGAACAGGGATACGTCTACATTGCTTTGCCGCCACTGTATCTGTTAAAGCGCGGAAAAGAAGAACGCTATTGCTGGACAGAGGAGGAGCGCGATGCTATCATCAAGGATCTCGCCCGTGATGGAAAAGAAGATGCGGTTAACATCCAACGTTATAAAGGATTAGGTGAAATGAATCCTGAACAATTGTGGACCACTACCATGGACCCGGACAAGCGCACGCTGAAGTTAGTTGGGATAGAGTCTGCTGCTGAGGCGGATCATTTATTCTCTATGCTAATGGGTGACGAAGTAGCGCCGCGTCGTGAGTTCATTGAGAAGAATGCCAAGTATGCAAAAATAGATATCTGA
- the ppk1 gene encoding polyphosphate kinase 1: MEGKGESLTLPVNAPQQIEESNYISRDLSWLQFNYRVLDQARHIDRSIFDRLKFFAITASNLDEFCTIRLGSLYNYLDFGKERFDYSGLREAPFRTLLLQEIQKFIHTQHEYYLQKLKPQFEKNGFKICDYESLAAQDKNRVDQYFQRTIYPMLTPMMFDSYHTFPTLKNNRLLIGVVTKAVGDSVQHQKASFIQIPSNIQRFFEILQMDETIAFIPIEDIIKHNVHHLFRNVEVLSVNLFRINRNGDFTLEESEDIESNFLEELKRKLQTRRTGRVVRLDMLEGADPWMIRLLKIQWDLEELNIFPVPKESLLDLSGLNQIIGHKAFADKRAASKASTRPSIRAVTYPEMGQRDLFEVLKDRDILLHHPYDSMDPVIELLEKAADDPWVLSIKITIYRLAKESRVSAALLKAAENGKHVSVLFEVKARFDEENNLREAQKLQKSGCFVIYGFGALKTHTKLLLIVRREPDDRVYRYVHISSGNYNEATARLYTDIGLLTTRETYGVDVSEFFNVITGHSQPSLYRNLITSPRDMRNQLCALVRKEAENSRNGLPSGIVIKLNSIQDKEFIDALYEASQAGVKIKLIVRGMCCLRPGRKGLSDNIEVISIVGEYLEHSRIYYFHNAGNPNVYFGSADAMVRSFDRRIESLVLLEQEMLKKQVMNILRYNLRDNVNSYSMKEDGSYTIKEQNGEAPFNIHEEFYHITKEIIEDVKLF; encoded by the coding sequence ATGGAAGGCAAAGGAGAATCGCTGACCCTCCCGGTCAACGCTCCACAGCAAATTGAGGAGAGTAATTACATTAGTCGTGATCTTAGCTGGTTGCAATTCAACTATCGCGTGCTTGATCAGGCTCGTCATATTGATCGGAGTATATTCGATCGACTGAAGTTCTTTGCTATCACTGCCTCCAATCTGGATGAGTTTTGCACCATTCGTTTAGGAAGTCTTTACAATTATCTGGATTTCGGGAAAGAGCGATTTGATTACAGTGGACTTCGTGAAGCACCCTTCAGAACATTACTGTTACAGGAGATTCAGAAGTTCATCCATACTCAGCACGAATATTATTTACAAAAGCTGAAGCCCCAGTTTGAAAAGAATGGCTTCAAAATCTGTGATTACGAATCACTTGCCGCTCAGGATAAAAATCGTGTAGACCAGTATTTCCAGCGAACGATCTATCCGATGCTGACGCCGATGATGTTTGATAGCTATCACACATTCCCAACATTAAAAAACAACCGACTACTGATCGGAGTGGTTACAAAAGCAGTAGGTGATTCAGTTCAGCATCAGAAAGCTTCCTTTATACAGATCCCTAGTAATATCCAGCGATTCTTTGAGATATTACAGATGGATGAAACGATTGCCTTCATTCCTATTGAAGACATTATCAAGCATAATGTTCATCATCTCTTTAGAAATGTGGAGGTACTAAGTGTAAATCTTTTCCGCATTAACCGGAATGGTGATTTTACGCTTGAGGAAAGTGAAGATATTGAATCGAATTTCCTTGAAGAGTTAAAAAGAAAACTACAGACACGCCGTACGGGAAGAGTCGTGCGCCTGGACATGCTCGAAGGAGCTGATCCATGGATGATTCGCCTTCTTAAAATACAATGGGACCTTGAAGAGCTCAATATCTTCCCGGTGCCAAAAGAGAGTTTGCTGGATCTTTCCGGCCTCAACCAAATCATTGGACATAAGGCGTTTGCGGATAAGCGGGCAGCCTCAAAAGCAAGCACCCGTCCATCCATCAGGGCTGTTACCTATCCGGAGATGGGGCAACGTGACCTGTTCGAAGTGTTGAAAGACCGGGACATTCTTTTACATCATCCATATGATTCAATGGATCCTGTAATTGAGCTTCTGGAGAAAGCAGCAGACGATCCATGGGTACTTTCCATCAAGATCACCATCTACCGTTTGGCAAAGGAATCACGTGTGAGTGCAGCGCTATTGAAGGCCGCTGAAAATGGCAAGCACGTTTCTGTTCTCTTTGAAGTAAAAGCACGCTTTGACGAAGAGAACAATTTGCGTGAGGCGCAAAAGCTTCAAAAGTCGGGATGTTTTGTGATCTATGGATTTGGCGCTCTAAAAACTCATACGAAATTATTGCTGATCGTACGAAGAGAACCGGATGATCGCGTTTACAGATACGTTCACATCTCCAGCGGTAATTATAATGAAGCAACAGCACGTCTTTACACAGACATTGGTCTGCTGACAACACGTGAAACGTATGGCGTAGACGTCTCTGAATTTTTCAACGTAATCACAGGACATTCTCAACCGTCGCTTTACCGTAATCTGATTACTTCACCAAGGGATATGAGAAATCAACTCTGTGCTTTGGTAAGAAAGGAAGCGGAGAATTCCAGAAATGGATTGCCATCAGGAATTGTAATCAAGCTGAACTCCATTCAGGATAAGGAATTCATCGATGCATTATATGAAGCGAGTCAGGCGGGTGTAAAGATCAAGCTTATTGTTCGTGGAATGTGTTGCCTTCGTCCCGGAAGAAAAGGACTGAGCGACAATATTGAGGTTATTTCTATTGTTGGTGAATATCTTGAGCATTCACGTATTTATTATTTTCACAATGCAGGCAATCCGAATGTTTACTTCGGAAGTGCAGATGCAATGGTGAGAAGCTTTGATCGACGCATCGAGTCTTTGGTATTACTTGAACAAGAAATGCTGAAGAAGCAGGTGATGAATATCCTTCGATATAATTTACGTGACAACGTAAATTCATATTCAATGAAGGAGGATGGCAGCTACACAATTAAAGAACAGAATGGTGAAGCTCCGTTTAATATCCATGAAGAGTTCTACCACATCACGAAAGAGATCATCGAAGACGTTAAGCTCTTCTGA
- the metF gene encoding methylenetetrahydrofolate reductase [NAD(P)H], producing the protein MKVIDHIKKANGKTLFSIEILPPLKGENIKTLFDNMDPLMEFKPPFIDVTYHREEYVYKKKEGGLLEKSSTRKRPGTVGICAALQNHYKVDTVPHIICGGFTREETENALIDLQFLGIDNVLALQGDAIKTEPRFVPNPDGHKYASDLLGQIVNMNGGKFLDEDLENASPTNFCIGVAGYPEKHFSAPNLKMDLKYLKMKVDMGAEYIVTQMFFDNKKYFDFVEKCREAGIMVPIIPGIKPITTKAQSNILPTIFHIDLPEALSEEVDKCKDNAAVKQVGIEWTVQQSKELMKFGVPTLHYYSMGKSDPIYKIAKQLF; encoded by the coding sequence ATGAAAGTCATAGATCATATAAAAAAGGCCAACGGCAAGACTCTCTTCAGCATCGAGATTCTTCCACCGTTAAAAGGTGAAAACATCAAGACCTTGTTTGATAACATGGATCCTTTAATGGAATTCAAACCGCCATTCATTGATGTTACATATCACCGCGAAGAATACGTTTATAAAAAAAAGGAGGGAGGACTGTTGGAAAAGAGTTCTACCCGTAAACGTCCGGGGACTGTTGGTATTTGCGCTGCCCTTCAAAATCACTATAAGGTTGATACAGTGCCCCACATAATCTGTGGTGGATTTACACGGGAAGAAACAGAAAATGCTCTCATCGACCTCCAATTCCTTGGGATCGATAACGTTCTTGCTTTGCAGGGAGATGCTATAAAAACGGAACCACGGTTTGTTCCCAATCCCGATGGGCATAAATATGCTTCTGATTTATTAGGGCAGATCGTCAATATGAATGGTGGGAAATTTCTGGATGAAGACCTTGAGAATGCATCTCCTACCAACTTCTGTATTGGTGTGGCTGGCTATCCCGAAAAACACTTTTCAGCACCCAACCTTAAAATGGATCTCAAGTATCTTAAGATGAAAGTAGACATGGGTGCAGAGTACATTGTCACCCAGATGTTTTTTGATAACAAGAAATACTTTGACTTTGTTGAAAAATGCCGTGAAGCTGGAATTATGGTGCCGATCATTCCAGGTATCAAGCCAATCACTACCAAAGCACAATCAAATATTCTCCCTACCATTTTCCATATTGACCTTCCGGAAGCATTATCAGAAGAAGTGGATAAGTGCAAGGATAATGCAGCGGTGAAGCAGGTAGGAATAGAGTGGACCGTTCAGCAGTCAAAGGAACTGATGAAGTTCGGCGTACCAACATTGCATTACTACTCAATGGGCAAATCCGACCCGATCTATAAAATAGCAAAGCAGTTATTCTGA
- a CDS encoding 5-methyltetrahydrofolate--homocysteine methyltransferase gives MILDGAMGTMIQRHKLEEEDFRGERFKDHKHPLKGNNDLLSITRPDIIKDIHAQYYAAGADIAETNTFSGTTIAQADYYLEHIIYELNYQSAKIAKEVADEFTKREPHKPRFVAGAVGPTNRTLSLSPNVNDPGFRAVTFDQLKVAYKEQVKGLMDGGADLILVETIFDTLNAKAALFGIQELFDELGKSLPIMVSGTITDASGRTLSGQTTEAFLISVSHVPLLSVGLNCALGARQLRPYLQVLNEHAPFFVSAYPNAGLPNEFGQYDEGPDEMGEQIEEFLKEGLVNILGGCCGTTPDHIKAIATLAAKYKPREVAVHA, from the coding sequence ATGATCCTGGACGGGGCCATGGGTACGATGATTCAAAGGCATAAGCTTGAGGAAGAGGACTTTAGAGGCGAACGCTTTAAGGATCACAAGCATCCCCTTAAGGGCAATAATGATCTTTTATCCATTACAAGACCTGATATCATAAAGGATATTCACGCACAGTATTATGCTGCTGGTGCTGACATTGCCGAAACCAATACTTTCAGCGGAACAACCATTGCTCAGGCCGATTACTACCTGGAGCACATTATCTATGAGTTGAATTATCAATCGGCTAAAATCGCTAAAGAAGTTGCTGATGAATTCACCAAACGTGAACCCCACAAACCGCGCTTTGTAGCCGGTGCCGTTGGACCCACCAATCGTACTTTATCATTATCCCCAAATGTGAATGATCCTGGCTTTCGTGCAGTGACGTTCGATCAACTCAAAGTTGCCTACAAAGAGCAGGTGAAAGGTCTCATGGATGGTGGTGCGGATCTTATATTAGTGGAAACCATTTTCGATACCCTGAATGCTAAAGCAGCGCTCTTCGGAATTCAGGAATTGTTCGATGAACTCGGGAAATCTCTTCCAATCATGGTATCGGGAACGATCACAGACGCGAGTGGAAGAACTCTTTCCGGACAAACAACAGAGGCTTTTTTAATATCCGTTTCTCACGTTCCATTGCTTAGTGTTGGTCTTAACTGTGCCTTGGGAGCAAGACAGTTACGTCCTTACCTTCAAGTATTGAATGAGCATGCTCCTTTCTTTGTGAGCGCTTATCCCAATGCTGGTCTGCCAAATGAATTTGGACAATATGACGAAGGTCCTGATGAAATGGGTGAGCAGATTGAAGAATTCCTGAAAGAGGGATTAGTGAATATTCTTGGTGGATGCTGTGGCACAACCCCAGATCATATTAAAGCAATTGCAACGCTTGCTGCAAAGTATAAACCAAGGGAGGTAGCAGTTCATGCCTGA
- a CDS encoding four helix bundle protein, with product MSKVQRFEDLICWQEARALVKLVYTYSNKGAFTRDFDMKSQIRRASISIMSNITEGFGRGSQKDFKRFLEYSFTSANEVKSICYAAVDVNYWSEGEAKEIQDKSEHVKALTLGLIRHLNRNLSPHS from the coding sequence ATGAGTAAAGTACAAAGGTTTGAAGATTTAATATGTTGGCAAGAGGCACGAGCGCTTGTTAAATTGGTTTATACCTATTCAAATAAAGGAGCGTTTACGAGGGATTTTGATATGAAGAGTCAGATTAGGAGAGCTTCAATTTCTATCATGAGCAATATCACCGAGGGGTTTGGTCGAGGTTCACAAAAGGATTTCAAAAGATTCTTAGAGTATTCATTTACATCCGCAAATGAAGTCAAAAGTATATGCTATGCTGCAGTCGATGTTAATTATTGGTCGGAAGGAGAAGCAAAAGAAATTCAGGATAAGTCAGAACATGTCAAAGCTCTGACTTTAGGCCTGATTCGCCATCTCAATCGTAACCTGTCACCTCATTCTTAA